The DNA window GAGGATAGTctgagagagagggacagagagagggtAAATGCAATCAATAAGAGAGAGACCCAGAAAAAGAGGGATGTGCTGTGTCTCATGTAATTAGTTATAGATTTCTCATTCTGACAAAATCCACAGATACATACAAGTACTGTACTTCAGCATGTCTATGTGTAGGAAAgatatatttaattcaaaatatatggTCTTAACCATGTGgagttaatttattttcttttaaagatgtGTAGATATTTTTTAGtggaaaacaaatgcaaaacaaacactgattGAGATATATAGAAAACAGACATTCCACAGACATTCCCAATTAACAGCATAACCACAATAGAGGGTGAGGATTTTCAGATAGACATCTTTTTCTCCTTCATATGCTGCTAAGAAATCAAAACACCACAAACATGAAAGCAAGGAAAGGGTAACGAGAGAGCACGGAGATTTGATGAGGTGATGGAATGAATGAGAGCAGAGTGTGTAAACCAGCTGGAATGGAGTGATAGTATAAATAAAGAAGGAGGGACAGATGGTCAGACAGATGGAGGGATGAATATACTTACAGGAGTTCTGGAACATATGAACCTGCATCTCCACCAGGGGAAAAGACTGTCTGAAACTGTACGTCACAGATGTCTTCTTCTTCTGAAAGATCTTTGTTACCTGAAGGCGGGAACATAAGGGATGTTAGGCTGTGTAGCTATCATcattatacatacacatactcTTAACACAAAATTGCTTTGATACAtatgactgaatgtttttttcccTTGTGTCTAAATTCTAGGCCAAGACTGGCAattctgaacaaaataaaatgtaagatttgatttgtttaatttgttttgctcACTGCATTATTTCCGTGCTTCCATTTGTGCTATTTAAAAGTTTTGATGACTTTACTACtattctaaattaataaaatctaaatatacagtTATAAGTCTTAAATTGTACAATGTAACTCTGAATACAGTTATATTATATAGGCTAAatgttcttacattttttttattttttttttatgaaaacagtaggcctatacattttgtatacatttatcaATGCAAATATTGtactattatataattattgtaagtGGATACATGACTCTAAACCCAAGTGAGTATTTTTCTTCTACTATATCTTCTGACAGTAATTAGGCAAATATGCGGTAAGTGAAGACTCACCACTAGCAGGTCATTAAAGAGGAAGACCTCACGCTGGTGAACTGCACTCCGCTGAGGTCGATTGGGGTCAGGGACTTCATACAGCTGACAACAGCACACTAGCCTGCGATGTGGCAAAGAaagcacctgcacacacacagcatattaAAATTCAGCTTGGTTTGTTTCACACTAAACCACACGAATAAACAAACTAGAGATTAAATCGCCTTTTTACTACAAGCTGAACAACAATATGGAGTTTCAACCACAAGTATAACATGCATGAGTGAAACAAATGGTTTGTCTCACAGGTTTCTTGCCCACGATGACCCTCTCCACAGCCTGCACTTGAGACACATGGTCATCGTTTGTCCTGAGTTCCCATTTCTGAATGCGCTGGTAGATGCCCACTAACATATCCCTGGGAATATCCTGTCCATTATCCACTCCTGCCAATGACAATGAGGGGGAGAACGAGCAAGAAACAGAAGGTGAAAACTGCTGTACTGTCTTTAATTGGAAACCAAAATTCAATCTGATTTAGCTAAAGGTATATTGGCTTGGATCACCTCTAAGGTTCTTGATAAAATCCTCCAGCTTCATCTTCCTCTCAGCTTTGACGTTGGGGCTGTACATGTCTGTGTTGAGAAGGATGATGGCAAATGCCAAGATGAAGATAGTGTCTGGGTTCTGAAACTGGCGGACAAGTGCAGGGTTGCACACGCAGTATCTCTGACtgtgagaaagaaagaagttCATACTCCCTTGGAACTATGAAATGCAGAGAAAAGAGCAAAGGCTGAGATGAAAGCAAAGGCTACCTGAAGGCCTCTACCAGTCTCTCCACCTTCTGGGCTTCCCCCTGAACCTTAATCTGAGCCTGAAACTTCCTCAGGGCATCATCCAGATCCATGCCTGAGAAATCCATCTCATCCAACacacagctgagaaagaaaaacaaaaagaaaaatcgcTAAATTCTTCTGTCAACgtgttattgttgattttttagCCTGTGTCTGGTTTCTGTTTTTTTGCCTCCAGGCTGGTATGAACAGCATATGGATGCTTTGCTACAGTCTGGGGTTGGAAGACAGGAAAAACATCATTACTTACTCCAACACATCCTTGTTGAACTGTTTCTGACGGTTTCCCAGAAACTCCCCGATCATCTGTCTACTCAGGCCTTTCCTCTCCAGGATGAAACGTGCAATGCCCACAGGTGTGTCTGAGACAAAACTCCTCTCTATCAAATACTGGATCCCCTTCTCTGGTTTCCTAGAAGACAGAGTGAGGAAGACAGGGAGAGTGAGGATAAAACATGAATCATAGGATATGATTCATTCCAGTAAAAGTataatcaactgaaataaagacaaacaagACATAACAACAACAGCCTTAGAGTAGACAGATGTATAGACACAAGAGCAAAAAAAttcaatcagttttttttgtaTCCAAACAGATTTAGGTTCAAATCTGTCTTTGTCTTTTATTGATCTCTCCATTTGATCTTCCACTTGATTGCTTATGGTTCTATTTCCTCATCAGAATCTAAAGCACCCTGCTAAAAGTTCCCAAGGTGCTAAAAGATGTATAACATCAATCTGcatcataaaatgtaatgtaatgtcatAAAATTACTTTTCATTATCAATTTCCATGATTTATAATaggagtaagaaaaaaaaaaagtggcgtgacatacagccaagtatggtgacccatacttggaattcgtgctctgcttttaacccatccaaagtgcacacacacagcagtgaacacacacacactgtgaacacacacccggaccagtgggcagccatttatgctgcggcagccggggagcagttgagggtttggtgccttgctcaagggcacctcagtcatggtactgaAGGTGGAGAGAACGCTgtatattcactccccccacctacaattcctgtcgGCCCGAGAtttgaactcacaacccttggattgcaagtccaacactctaaccattaggccatgacttccccgtGTAATGTGTAATGagtaatgtgttaaaataaaactgtgcTACCATAAATTGTCTATGATCTTTAATACAGGTATTGAGTCAGAAAAGAGGTTCAGAGAAATCACCCTGGACTTCTCATCTCCTCAATATTAGGATGTAAAATTCAATACAGCAGGTCGGATAAACCATATGGAGGAGATATCTGTAGACAGATTAGTCAATAAATAGATCCATACACTTTTCAAACATCAAGATTTTaggttaatgtttatattaatttataagaGACATATTCAATGATGGTCATccttataatgaaagtgaaagtgaagtgacatacagccaagtatggtgacccatactcagaattcctgctctgcatttaacccatccaaagtgcacacacacatactgtgaacacacactcggagcagtggacagccatttatgctgcggcgcccggggagcagttgggggttcggtgccttgctcaagggcacctcagtcgtggtattgccggcccaagactcaaacccacaaccttagggttacgagtcaaactctctaaccattaggccacgacttcccctgaatATGAAAAGTATGCAAGTTGCATAGGGCTTCCAAACCACCATGGGTACACCTTgttctcaaagatgatttaatgactagggctgtgcgattaatagaattttagtttatttttgattttggctttttttttatttaaattgtcacCCTTGCCACGTATTGTCCAAATTGATCAAATCATGTAACATGACTGTCGTAATATAAAGTCTGTTGCTGGACGtacttgatgaaaaaaaaaagttaaaagtgcaCTGAGCAGCGAAAGAGACATTGTACCCTAGGCTTTCTGTGTATGTGATCCAAGACAGAGCGAAAGGTATAGGCTACTTTGGGTTTCGGGTGTGCTCttaaatggacaaataaacacaaaaatatgtcaaaatgtctgATTTGGCGAGTTTTCACTTAAACGTTGTCAGTTATGTCTCaagtgaacataaacagctgGAAAAGTAATTGAATGCTTGTCAGTATTAGATCTGTGTAttcggtcttaaagtgacagcagcctaatagaCCTGCTGTCTCTGTCATTTAATGTcagtcaaacaacaaaagaaactgttattaatgttgtttttaatttttttgtttttattttggggtttttaTGAATGCACTGACAGCAGCatcgaaaatgttttaaattaaaaaagggattttaaatgtatatatatattatatatagactgCAGGACAACTCAAAAAGTCAACTGAAAGAGCACAATGTCAATCCTATTTTGGTGAAGATCTCTTACTTGTTGAAGAGGTTCAGTCCAATGCGGTATTGCCTCCTTTGCACCACGTCATTGTTGAAGGCGGGTGAGTCCCAGCTATGCCTGCTCTCTCTCTGATAGGTCTGTTTTCCCAGAGGAGGCAACGGTTCCCTTAAACTGTCCCTAGACGAAGAGCCTGAGCTGCAGTTGATGGTCTCATTGGAGTTGGTGGTGGAGTTCAGGGAGTCGTTGTCCCCATCCGAGTGCTCCATGCCAGTAGCGGGCAGTGGCGCGGAGGACGAGGAAGAAAGTGGCGTGAGTGGAGGCTGAGTGGGCGAGGGAGACGTGGGGTCAGGGTAGGGGTGATGGATGTGCGGCATAGGGTGGTGGTGCAATGGATGGTGAAGGTGTGGGTGGTGATGATGGTGCATTATTGTGTGGTGTGCTACGTGTGTTGGAAGAGGGGATGGGATGGGGCGACCCGGGGGTCTCGTCTGGCCCTGTGCCGCACAGGGATTGGGCGTGCGATGGGCGGGGTTGTGTTTAAGAGTCCCTTGAGGCGATCCTCCCGCCGTAGGCTCCTGCTCATAAAGCAGCTGCCTGCTGAGGGAGCCACGATCTGATCGGTCACTCATGTCAACAGAACTGTCACTAGGTGGCTCTATGGTGAAAACGGGGAGGTGTGACCCCCGCAACCGGAAATCTCGACATTCAGTGCATGGCGTGCTACGCCGGCTGTTATTGCTTCCGCCACCCTCTATATCCCGACTGTCTTCACGTCCTCCGACCCCACTGCTTACGCCCCAGTACTCTGTGTCCGTACTGGAGGGAACCCGCTCGATGGACAGTGGAGAACATGGCATGCCATCATCCATATAAAGCGTGATGTCGCTGTACGAGGTAGCGGTGCTGTCCTCGTGCATGACCCCCAGACGTTCTTGCTCCCCCATGACCCCCCTACGTGAGTTAGGTTTGTTGCTCCAAACACACTCGGCAAAATCCTCGCTCTCCTCACCACCTCCCCCACCACCATCCTGAGAGTCCCCTCGGCCGGACTGACACGTCAGAGTGTCATCCATAGAGTCAGCCAGAGATGTCACCTGAGAGAGGAAGCACACAGACattaacactactgttcaaaagattgggctctgtaagatttttaatgtttttgtgagtctcttacgctcaccaaggctgcatttatctgatcaaaatgaaagtaaaaacagtaatactgtgaaatatttttacaattattaaaatatttttacaattattttttctatttttattcctttaagagtctaatttattcctgtgatggcaaagctgaattttcagcattccagtcttcaatgtcatacggtcatttagaaatcattttaatatgctgatttggcactcaataattactattaatgttgaaaactgttgcataatatttttgtgcaaaccgtgttttttcaggattccttgccAAACAGatggttaaaaaaagaacagcatttatttgaaatgaacaacTTTACAACTCAGTGTTCTATTTTAATTGAAACAACAATAATTGTCAGCATATCAGTATCAGAAGTTTAAATATCTgtgcatttgtaatattttttctaatCTGATCTTATCAGTAaccattttacaatatttaaattctttcaaattagtgcacaaaatatgaaaacaaaaaaaaaagattttttttcttcttttctctgaGTCTGCTAATGACCATCGTGCCAGTTTATAAAGGCTTTCAAGGCTCCATGGAGATTGTCTGTGCAGTAAGTAAGTATCTGCTAATTGACAATTAACCAAATGTTCCTTTAGTGTAATGCTGTGGCTTGTCACTTAGAAATGAGGGAAATGAGTTACATTTTTATGGATTTGTCAGCTGTAAGACAACATCATATGTTTCAAATGAAACATGAACAACTATTTTAGACAATTCTGAAGCAGTCTATTCTATCCCAACTATTTATATCTGACCTGTATTGAAATTAATTGAAACCTAACTCTTTAACAGAACGTTAATTTAAGGGTTCACTTCTTAAATATTTCACACATCTGTCACCTGTTTGTTGAAGGCGTCATCTGCATGCGAGTACTCCTCTCTGTCTGAAGGACAGTGTGCGGGTGAGTCAGTCTCCTGCTGTGAGTCTGTGGTTCCCGCCTGGCTAGCTGTGCCCAGAGTTGAAGTGTGATGGCTGGTATATCGACCTTGCGGCTGCTGGGGCGTCTGGGACTGAACCTAAAGAATAATGAATAAGTTATGGGAATTACGTAAACATCACATAAAACAGACAAGCTGAATTTTCTACTTTGTGCAGGTTTTAACCATTATACTATTATATTGCCTGTGGCTGTCGCTCATCAAACGAATACTGTGAACGCATGTTCGACAGGATGATCCGGCGAGTCATTCGGCTTTCAGAGGCGGAACTGCGTAGCTGTTGAAAATTCTTGTTCATGCGATACTGCCGGAACGCCGTCTGTATTGTGCGAGCCGCTCGTCTGCTCAGGAAGTAACCTCCATACTtcctctccagcatctccacctGATACAAAGGAAGATGGACAaacagagagaatgagaggaTTGGTGCAAAAACAAAGAAGTGGTACGTTGTTCTTCAAAAGTAATGCATAATGTGTCTACATGCTTTACTCATCAAACCTGAAACACAAAAGTATCtaggaaatgacttatttaatGGCTCAATTTctcaattatttttataaaaaaaaaatattctgtagaTGCTGGGGTGTTGgattattttcatacttttcgGTTAGTCCTCTCCATGACTGGAACATTCCACAATGCAGAGATTCttagtatttactgtatatgaaaGCATAACAGCACTCTGTATCATAACTGCAATCCCATCTTTCATTATGTGAGATGATGGAGGTTTGGGTTCACATTAGCATGGCTGGAGGCCATTACATACATTTGAGGCGTGACTGTAGTTTAAAGCCTGTGAGATGGCCTCCAtgcacattaaaacacaaacacgttGTGATAAGTAGATTTTCCTATCGGCTGTTTGTGCTGCAGAGAATTAGGATGAACATTAATTAAGCACAAAACACTTCAGAAaagtaaacagtgtttgatttcCTTTCATTAATGGTATTAAAACATGGTATTACTGCTTTTGGGAGATGGCAACAATTTCTTTACATTACTTGTGTAATTGTaagtaaatatgatatatatttattttcacactatgtattatttagttaatttctATTACCCAATTCTAGGCCATTTTACACATcacaatttagaatttttatgaCCAGGTGAACCCTTAACCATGGTAAACACACAATGGGATCTCCAAGAGGCAGCTAAAAGAACTTAATGATTATATGTTTCTTGAGGAACGCAGATCCGCACCTTCTTGTCCTGCAGGTCCGTGGAGAGCTCATAGCTGTCAGAGAGCGCTTTGCAGCGCTtgctctcttcttcttcttgcttgcgGAGTGCCAGGCTGGCGGGCTGGTTGCGGGTCCGTTGCGCCCAGGACAGGCTCGCTTGGCTCGAATGGGCAACAGGAGGACCCTGAGGACCAGGAATATTTCGGATGTTCCCGTAGCGCTCTGAGTTGCCCAGGTATGGGCCCTGACTACAGGGGCTTTCGGAAAAGCTAGCCGTGTCCAGACACTGATGATCTCCCTCCACACTGAGAGAAAAcaagacagagagatagagaatGAGCTCTAGGTCTTATTTGTTGACAAGTTGAGACTAAAACAAGTCTGTAATCTTGGCACTGAAACGGATCAGTGTAGACAAACATTAGCACACTAACCAACATTAGCATTTCAAATGCCCATATGCAGCCCAGTCAGGACTCAGCCATCTGGCCAGAATACAAGAGAACGAGGGAGAAACAAGAGAAGATGGAGGGAGtgtgaaagagaaacagagagaggacATGATGCATAGAGAAAAAGGCAGAGAGAAAAGGACagcgagagagatagaaagaaatGGAAGGTAAAAAGAGTGGCATGTGTGGCATACTGTCAACGAAACAAGCCAGGCATTAAAATTATATGAACTGAGTCATTTAATGATGActcggagagaaagagagacagagaaacacaaaaaagaaggaaaaggtGTACAAAGGTAAGTTGGATTTTAGTATCCCTCTTTCCCTAAAGCAGGTGTACCGTGATgactcacttcctgttgccagcattACTAAAGGAAACCACATTTTTTGCttttcacatcactttcactttcaaataatttgtatttgtCATAAAAAAGCAATACTGGTCAGGCTGAACTATTGTCCCAGATCTTCACatataacatttaacattcattattctgtgttttttcagTCCTTTACTCACATGTAGGCATGTGCCCTGTGCGGGAGTTTAGCGGGAGTTTAGATGGAAGCGCATGGCTACAGAGGTGAACAAAAACTCATGTCTGCAGTGGTGTGATAGTGAGCATGCGTTTGCATAAGAGCTGCTCTGGGATCAGCCGAATCATGCTGGTGGGTGTCCAGATGACTGCATCGATGAACTGTCAATTACTGCAGTGCCAATGCAGTTTACAAGCAGTACAgtagcaaaacaaacacacacacagtctctctctctctctctctctctctctctctctctgcgtaaCAAATCTCTTCACACCAGGGGACTGGTAACTACCAACATGGCAACAGCTGACTTTTGCCAGCAACAGCAAAGCTTCAAAACAATCGGCTCAACAGCAATCAACTGAAATAGTATACCTCTACACACTGTAACATTCAGCCTATGATTATCATACATAATACAGTTTCACAATATACTGTTCCACCAAAACGCAGCATTGTACAACTAGCATTTCTCTCTTTTAATCACACACATGGCAATAAATGTCCTTCAAACTTTCTCTCCTGTCCATCAggtcgtgtgtgtgtggtaatgtgTGTCCAGGAATAGTGCCAAGTAGTCCAGTCATGCAATCCTGCACCGATCAGCATGTGTGACTTTAGAtatgtgcatgtacagtatgtgtgtgtttgcttagGATTCCGGTCAcatggtgcatgtgtgtgtgggcaAACCGTGCTGTCCCCACCTTTCATGGCAAGtcacacaaaagcacacacaaacatgtcaCCTCAGTCCTGGGTCAGCTCTCTACCATTCAGATTCATTCCTGGAAACATACGCTATTGTtcaagatttattaatttattttaaatgtttttaaaagaagcctcttatgttcaccaaggctgcatttgtttgattaaaaacagtaaaaatagtaatattgtgaaatattataactaaaaataacagttttctattttaatttatttaaaaatgaaatttattcctgtaaagctggattttcagcagccgttactcgtCTTCactgtaacatgatccttcaatatgcttatttgctgctcaagaaaaatgactaattattattcatgttaaaaacagttgtgctgcttgatatttttccAGAATTATTGGATGAATGGACAGTTCTAAACAACAGCACTGACTCAATTCTCACTGGCCATACATTATTTCTTCTCACAACTTATTAGGTatcttgtttgtttaatttgttccCTAATTTTAGGTAAATCCCGTGCATGTTGTACTCATTTGTTCCCTTTTTTACATTCAGTTCATTTGTAGGCACAATATCTTGCCACAATATTGCCACAATGAAGTCAATTTTGACTGACTTCACAAGTTCTATAGTggacatatctttttttttttttttttttttttttttttttttttttttttttttttttttttataaggctctttttttttttttttttttttttttgaggttgacATTCCTagttctcatttatttttattataatgacaACAAGAGGATGAggatgttaaattttttttttttttttgattatgctTTTGGTTTTAGTTGTTATTATAGATATCTAATTTAATGAATTACCTTATAGAAGAGGATTCTGCCACTACACTAGACAGAAGTCATGGGGCAATCACAACAGATTTGTAAAatcataatacaataaaattagcaattcaacaaaaaatataaaggacTCAGCAGACATTAATACAGATTTAGCTTGCCCTATAAAATCAATAACAAAGTAATAAAAAGCAGCACCATTAACTTTATGATAAAAAAGAGTACTAAAAGAGTAATTTGCTTTTCAATAAAATGATCATGAGCTTATGCTAATGTCTCTATATCACTATACCATTCATCTGCCACTATATAATGGAGCACTTTAAAACTGTCACTCTGCTAGCCTCAGTCATTATTTTTGAGTAATTGATATTCTTTATTATGTTTAGAAATCATTCCACAAAAACCTCTAAAACATTTCACATCCTGCAAACATCTAGCTGTTAAAAAAAGctaaacatcaaaaaataaagcTGTTAGAAAAAGAGAAATTTCTGATAAACAGATAAACAGTGTGAGTGCCATTTATATTAGAAGGGCACTGAATTGTTTCCCTTAGTTATTTCTGTGTAAGtctattcaaatttatttgtgtcACTGTGATCTCACCACAACCCAAGCAATCCACCATGAATATCAAATATACATTATCGAGGAATAACAAGCAACTTCTATATTCTATAAGAAAACATGCAGTGGCCTATGTTTATGCTTATACCAAGGGAGACACgttttcataattcattttaaataactttggCACCAGCGTGCTGTTAAGCTAACACTACATTAgtccaaagcaaaaaaaaaaacaaaaaaaacatagcaaaatAATTATCAGGTAAAACACTTCATAATTgcaattaaacaatttttatgaTAATATAAGCTTATTTATAATTCTCTCTCCTATAGCCACCATCTTGGATCGATTTTTCTACAGAGCTTATTGCAATATATTATGGAATTGCCTTCTCTATAAAGGATATATGTGATGCTGCCTTTGAATTTGTCCTAAATAAAGTAGGAGGCGGCATAATTATGCTGCCTACCTTCTGGAACAGCCATGTGATGTCTTAAAATGCTGCCTCCGTAGGCAGCAcagtaggttttggaacagatcttGTATGTTTGCTAAAGGATATGGGGGCTGGTGTAACAGCTCTTAGCAATTTATTATCAGTTCCATCGATTTTCATCATCATGTTTAATTAGTTCAGGCTCAGAGTTACAGTAATTCCACCATATCAGTCTAGTATCAGCAGCCTTGAGTTGGAAGTGATGTTGTGAGTAAGATCTTCATATAAGATGTAGAAAGAAAGGTATTGTACTCATTTTTGTAGCCTTTTTAGTTTGTTATACTGCAAAAAATGGAAAACCACGGCGTTCACATGTTTTTGAGTACTTAAGGGATAGTTATCGGAAAAAAATGcctgtgaaaaacaaaagaaaagatttgcagaatttccatgattttctatttaacaaaaatacagtagaaattaatacttgtactatgaaataatgcattaaattgatcaagtgccagtaaaaacatttataatgtttataatgtatgtcaagatttttatatttcaaataaatgctgttcttttgaactttctatccatcaaagaatgaaaagttaaaaattaacTGAAGCCATATGTTAAAACAGATGGAAATCTGCTCAAACAATGACACACATCAACATCTCCGCAGCTTTTTGTCCATACTAGGAATTAAAATGATCTTGTTTTATGTACCACAGAATGCAGAATGTAGAAGAATGTAAGTCTTACATTAAATACgcaagtaaattatgacagactTCTTTGGTGAACTATCATTTCATAAGCTTTAAGAGCAGTGCAGGTGGCATTTCAAATTAGGACGATGAATGTATTAtgtcagaaattaaatttttcagtgtactttttctttaaatctgttgCAGACACAGTTGTTCTGCACCTTTTGAAACTGAATTCTGAATTTAGACTTAATTCACACTCACAGGCACATGCTTTCCTCCTGAAATGGAAAGTTAACATACAGTCTCTGAATCATCCATCACCTTGAGAGTACTGCAT is part of the Cyprinus carpio isolate SPL01 chromosome A8, ASM1834038v1, whole genome shotgun sequence genome and encodes:
- the LOC109061938 gene encoding IQ motif and SEC7 domain-containing protein 1-like isoform X3, with protein sequence MWCINCASDKTPAILHNKLVYCVEGDHQCLDTASFSESPCSQGPYLGNSERYGNIRNIPGPQGPPVAHSSQASLSWAQRTRNQPASLALRKQEEEESKRCKALSDSYELSTDLQDKKVEMLERKYGGYFLSRRAARTIQTAFRQYRMNKNFQQLRSSASESRMTRRIILSNMRSQYSFDERQPQVQSQTPQQPQGRYTSHHTSTLGTASQAGTTDSQQETDSPAHCPSDREEYSHADDAFNKQVTSLADSMDDTLTCQSGRGDSQDGGGGGGEESEDFAECVWSNKPNSRRGVMGEQERLGVMHEDSTATSYSDITLYMDDGMPCSPLSIERVPSSTDTEYWGVSSGVGGREDSRDIEGGGSNNSRRSTPCTECRDFRLRGSHLPVFTIEPPSDSSVDMSDRSDRGSLSRQLLYEQEPTAGGSPQGTLKHNPAHRTPNPCAAQGQTRPPGRPIPSPLPTHVAHHTIMHHHHHPHLHHPLHHHPMPHIHHPYPDPTSPSPTQPPLTPLSSSSSAPLPATGMEHSDGDNDSLNSTTNSNETINCSSGSSSRDSLREPLPPLGKQTYQRESRHSWDSPAFNNDVVQRRQYRIGLNLFNKKPEKGIQYLIERSFVSDTPVGIARFILERKGLSRQMIGEFLGNRQKQFNKDVLDCVLDEMDFSGMDLDDALRKFQAQIKVQGEAQKVERLVEAFSQRYCVCNPALVRQFQNPDTIFILAFAIILLNTDMYSPNVKAERKMKLEDFIKNLRGVDNGQDIPRDMLVGIYQRIQKWELRTNDDHVSQVQAVERVIVGKKPVLSLPHRRLVCCCQLYEVPDPNRPQRSAVHQREVFLFNDLLVVTKIFQKKKTSVTYSFRQSFPLVEMQVHMFQNSYYPHGIRLTSAMPGSEHKVLIVFNAPSQQDRTRFTSDLRESIAEVQDMEKYRVESELEKQKGVMRPGLLSRDGGGVGGIKTEAVNGTLGRPSLDDTYTAGEGLKRTALSSSLRDLTETGKRGRRNSVGSLDSTIEGSIINSPQPHQRLPMGGAVPGCYGLEDYRPHRPILSPGVGVGGGPGQLHNSVGNMGGVPGISDRGGGPGSSSGGSNSGSFLGSLFGSKRAKPPAPLTPPAPHYPAPVLPPTTGGPPPPSPSALSQSDPGGPSKIQALHAQYCHNNFGQPPPPYHHQHRYHMQAIAPGPPPAIHPPAIHHTLQRGSLPRRGPPAPSHAQFQQQLSHHAIQQGRYGNMACTPPPLSPHSPNSPIAPFTFYHMHPNPIRHVRVPGPTGKLPLTLSHSQPHPHAYSHVHSHTHSHPVHAHSPHPLLDHSAHQTHFVFSPPPQAPSAITARHIPQGVAHYIPQYPPLSSIPPPPPHSPLPPPSSPRTPLTPLTPLSPMTPQLPGHIGVQLGGPGGGGGSGASNSSTVGSSKSKPINRISTVV